In Nocardia sp. NBC_01327, the genomic stretch GCGCCGGAAACGGCTGTGGCCGTGTCCAACGCAGTCTGATACGCCCAACCCCCGACACCCGACGCCCACAACCGACGTGCGCACCCGCCGCCCGACGTGCGCACCCGTCGCCCAGCACCCGTCGCCCGACGTCCGCACCCGTTGCCCAGCGCCCGTGCCCGTGCCCGACGACCGCGACCAATTCGGCTGCCGAATTTGGTGGCAGCAGTATTCGCCATCCTCGAAGGAGACCAGAAGCCATGCGTATCACCGTTTTCGGAGCAACAGGCGACGTCGGCAGCCGGGTGATCACCGAAGCCCTGCGGCGCGGACATGACGTGCGAGCCATCTCGCGTGACCCGAGCCGGGTTCGCGGACTGCCCGACACCGTTGAGGTGCGCGCGGCCGATGCTTCGGATGCCGATCAAGTCGCGGCCGTGGCCGCCGGGAGCGATCTCGTGATCAGTGCGACGCGACCGGTGCCTGGCCAAGAGCATGAGCTCGCCCAGGTCGCGGCCGCGCTTCTGGAAGCATTGGCGGACAGAGAGATTCGGCTGCTTGTGGTAGGCGGCGCGGGCAGCCTCCTCGTTCCGGGCACCGGCGCGATACTCAGCGAGCAGCCGGGCTTCCCCGCCGAACTCCTCCCGATCGCCGATGCTTGCAATCAACAGCTGACCGTGTTCCAGGAGTCCGAGCATGCGGTCGACTGGGCCTACCTCAGCCCGGCCGCGCTGCTGGAGCCGGGCGTGCGCACCGGCGTCTTCCGCCTCGGCACCGACGAACTCCTCGCCGATCATGAAGGCAATTCCGCCATTTCGATGGAGGACCTCGCCATCGTGCTCCTCGACGAAGCGGAACAACCCAAGCATCACCGGGCCCGTTTCACCGCCGCCTACTGACCGCTCGATTCGCCGCCACCGGCTGATCGAGACCCGTGCCCAACGAAAAATGGCGCGGGCTCCGAAAACTCCGGAGCCCGCGCCACTTTCAGGTCACAGCGAGGTTCAGAACGGGTGGAACCCCGCACCCACGCCACCGTGCCGGTCGATATCCGCCAGCACCATCGACATGGTTGTGGACAGCTCCGGCGCGTGGATCAGATCCCCGGCGCCCGTGCATGCCGGCAGCTGGATATCGATCGGCCCGGCATCGAAATCCGTACCGGCGACAACCATTCCGACCAGGCGATCGCCCAGGATCACCGGCGCACCGGAGTCACCATGATTGGCGCACACCTGGCTGCGGAACCAACTGGGATTGGTCTCCCACACCGGTCCACAGGTGTAACCGGTGGTGCGGCCGTTCTTGCACGCCATATCACCGACATTCGGCGGCGCCCCGATGCTGTTGATCACCGATTGCGCCACCTGCTTGGTCGGAGCGACCCGGCTGGCATCGAAATCGATGACGGACCAGTCGTTTCCGGCGTTCTTATTGGCGATCACGCCGATACCGCCGCTGTGCGTGTACTCGGCGGCAATGCGCGCGCCGACCTCACCGCAGTGCCCGGCGGTAATGCCGACCAGCTTGCCGTCACGGTCGTAGCCGATGGTGGTGAGCGTGCAGTCGGCGAGTGTTGTCGGATCGTCGAGCTGCTCGACGTAGATGCCCGAGCCGCCACCGAGTGTCACCACGGGCGCCGCGTCGGCGGTTCCGGTGAGCAGGAAGGTGGAACTCAGGGCAGTCGCGACAACGGCCGCCCAGGAAAGAACTCGGGCGCGGCCCGTAACGAACATGGTGTTCCCCATCCCCCGGAAAAGAATCGAGCGGCGCGCTGAAAGCCGGTTCCGCCAGCGCGCGTGTGGATCGTGTCACGGGCTGTCTCACCGAAGCAAGTCGATTGACCAGTGACGGATTCGATGGCCTATTCGCAAGGCTTGACCTTGACGCTACGTCAACTTGCATGCTGAATTAATCGAGGTCGAACAGGAGCGGAAAGGACCGAACGTGGCAACCGAATGGTCGATCCAGGAACTGGCCAAAGCCGCCGGAACCACCAGCCGCACGCTGCGGCATTACGGTGAGCTCGGGCTGCTGGCGCCCACCCGGATCGGTGGCAACGGTTACCGCTATTACGATCAGAACTCCCTCGTACGGCTGCAGCGCATCCTTTTGCTGCGCGAACTCGGTCTGGGTCTCCCGGCCATCGCCGAAGTTCTTGCGGGACAAAAGGACACCGCCGCCGCCCTGCGCACGCATCTGGAATTGCTGCAGCACGAACAGGACCGGATCGCGCGGCAGATCGCCTCGGTGCACACCACATTGCACAAGACGGAAGCGGGTGAATCACTCATGGCCGAGGAAGTTTTCGACGGATTCGACAACAGCCGGTACAAGGACGAGGTCATCGAAAGATGGGGTAGGGACGCCTGGGAGAGCGGCGACCGCTGGTGGCGCACCATGAGCGAGGCCGATAAGAAGGCCCACTTCCAGACCCACCTCGATATCGCCGCCGACTACGGCCGGGCACACGCGGCCGGACTCGCTGTCGGCGCCGACGAGGTGCAGTCCATCGTCCAGCGCCACTACGACTGGGTGACCCTCGGCTGGCAGGGTAAGTGCCCGCCGGCCCAGTACTTCAAGAACCTCGGCGAAATGTACGTCGCCGACCCGCGCTTCGCGGCGAACTACGACAAGCACGGTGCGGGCACCACCGAGTTCGTCCGGGACGCCATGAACGAGTACGCCGACACCCGGCTGTAGCCGGAGGAAATGCGTGGCAACGCACAACGGCCCGAGCAGACGCCCGGGCCGTTGTCGTATGGGGCTATCGAATCAGGCTGCGCCGCACATGGATTGCATGACTCCGCGGAGGATGGGCATGCCGTAGGTGGTGGGGGCGAAGGCGAGGGTTTGGGCGATGCCCAGGGGGGTGGTGATGGTGGAGGCTACGCCGGTGAAGCCGGCGATGGTGCTGCCGACGGTCATGAGGAGGCTGGCGGTGTCCAGGGTGAGGGTGATCATGTCGAAGGCGTTCTCCACCTTCACATCCGACAGGGGCACCGTGTCGAGGCCCTTGCCCTCGTAGATGTCGAAGCCGAGGTTGGCGAGGAAGGTGAGGGGGCCGTAGTCCATGGCGTTCACCAGGGGGCCGAGCTGTTCGATGCGGCGCATCAGGACCGAATGGGCGACTCGGTTGTCATGCAGGAAGCCCTGCAGCGCATCGGCGTTCGCATTCACGGCGGCCGGATCGACCGGCAGACCGGCGGTGCGGGTGAGGAAGTTGCGGGTGCGCTCGACCAGGTCGGAGGTCTTGAGTTCGGCGAGCGGGGTGCAGGTGCCGTCGGCCTTGGTCAGCTGGTTCGCCAGATCCAGGAGCGGCTGCGGGACCGCCACGTGCTCGTCCGGCAGCGGCTCCAATTGCAGCTTCTCGTATGCGGTGGGGGCGGTGCAGGTGCGGGCCAGCTGCGCCTGGATGGAACGGGCCAGTGATTTCACGCCGGTGAACATCGCGCCGACGATCGGCTTGAGAATGAAACCGACGGTCGGGATGAGGCTGAAGGCCAGCTGCGTAGGAATCTTCACGATGCGGGTGCCGAGAATGAACACCTCGATCACATCGGACACCGTGATCGTGGACAGCGAGACG encodes the following:
- a CDS encoding S1 family peptidase → MFVTGRARVLSWAAVVATALSSTFLLTGTADAAPVVTLGGGSGIYVEQLDDPTTLADCTLTTIGYDRDGKLVGITAGHCGEVGARIAAEYTHSGGIGVIANKNAGNDWSVIDFDASRVAPTKQVAQSVINSIGAPPNVGDMACKNGRTTGYTCGPVWETNPSWFRSQVCANHGDSGAPVILGDRLVGMVVAGTDFDAGPIDIQLPACTGAGDLIHAPELSTTMSMVLADIDRHGGVGAGFHPF
- a CDS encoding NAD(P)-dependent oxidoreductase, with translation MRITVFGATGDVGSRVITEALRRGHDVRAISRDPSRVRGLPDTVEVRAADASDADQVAAVAAGSDLVISATRPVPGQEHELAQVAAALLEALADREIRLLVVGGAGSLLVPGTGAILSEQPGFPAELLPIADACNQQLTVFQESEHAVDWAYLSPAALLEPGVRTGVFRLGTDELLADHEGNSAISMEDLAIVLLDEAEQPKHHRARFTAAY
- a CDS encoding MerR family transcriptional regulator, which codes for MATEWSIQELAKAAGTTSRTLRHYGELGLLAPTRIGGNGYRYYDQNSLVRLQRILLLRELGLGLPAIAEVLAGQKDTAAALRTHLELLQHEQDRIARQIASVHTTLHKTEAGESLMAEEVFDGFDNSRYKDEVIERWGRDAWESGDRWWRTMSEADKKAHFQTHLDIAADYGRAHAAGLAVGADEVQSIVQRHYDWVTLGWQGKCPPAQYFKNLGEMYVADPRFAANYDKHGAGTTEFVRDAMNEYADTRL